In Microbacterium sp. 1.5R, the following are encoded in one genomic region:
- the pth gene encoding aminoacyl-tRNA hydrolase encodes MASTWLVVGLGNPGPRYADTRHNIGQMVVDELASRRGENFREHKGGARVVETWLRPGGDKLVLAKPNTFMNVSGTPVAALARFYSVPPEQIIVVHDELDIPFDTVKLKIGGGHGGHNGVRDIARAITTPDFPRVRVGIGRPVGRQDPADWVLSPFGKDERANLPILVSDAADAVELLVEDGLLAAQQKHHAPR; translated from the coding sequence ATGGCATCCACCTGGCTCGTGGTGGGACTCGGCAACCCCGGCCCCCGATACGCGGATACGCGTCACAACATCGGCCAGATGGTCGTCGATGAGCTCGCATCACGCCGCGGCGAGAACTTTCGGGAGCACAAGGGCGGCGCGCGCGTCGTCGAGACCTGGCTGCGCCCGGGCGGCGACAAGCTCGTGCTCGCCAAGCCGAACACGTTCATGAACGTGTCCGGGACGCCGGTCGCCGCCCTGGCGCGGTTCTACTCGGTGCCGCCGGAGCAGATCATCGTCGTCCACGATGAGCTCGACATCCCGTTCGACACCGTCAAGCTCAAGATCGGCGGAGGCCACGGCGGGCACAACGGCGTCCGAGACATCGCCCGTGCCATCACCACTCCGGATTTCCCGCGGGTGCGGGTCGGCATCGGTCGACCGGTGGGGCGCCAGGACCCCGCGGACTGGGTGCTCTCGCCGTTCGGCAAAGACGAGCGCGCGAACTTGCCCATACTCGTGTCCGACGCGGCGGACGCGGTCGAGCTGCTCGTGGAGGACGGGCTGCTCGCCGCTCAGCAGAAGCACCACGCTCCACGGTGA
- a CDS encoding 50S ribosomal protein L25/general stress protein Ctc — translation MSEDTKVKAELRESFGKGFARRLRAAGKIPAVIYGHGTDPVHVALPGHQVSLIIRRANALLELDIDGKDQLALVKDVQRDPVHQIIEHIDLLVVRKGEKVTIDVPVVVTGESAPGTIVNQDANTLSIEAEATHLPQNVEVSVEGLEDGTHITAAEVKLPKGSTLLTDPEVLVVAISIPAEESLEEDEAGADEAAAEEAPAAE, via the coding sequence ATGTCTGAAGACACCAAGGTCAAGGCCGAGCTCCGCGAGAGCTTCGGCAAGGGCTTCGCCCGTCGTCTGCGCGCCGCAGGCAAGATCCCCGCCGTGATCTACGGCCACGGCACCGACCCGGTGCACGTCGCACTGCCCGGCCACCAGGTCTCGCTGATCATCCGCCGTGCGAACGCTCTGCTCGAGCTCGACATCGACGGCAAGGACCAGCTCGCCCTCGTCAAGGACGTCCAGCGCGACCCGGTGCACCAGATCATCGAGCACATCGACCTGCTCGTCGTCCGCAAGGGCGAGAAGGTCACGATCGACGTTCCCGTCGTCGTCACCGGAGAGTCGGCTCCCGGAACGATCGTCAACCAGGACGCGAACACGCTGTCGATCGAGGCCGAGGCCACGCATCTTCCGCAGAACGTCGAGGTCTCGGTCGAGGGTCTCGAGGACGGCACGCACATCACCGCCGCCGAGGTCAAGCTCCCCAAGGGCTCGACGCTGCTGACCGACCCCGAGGTTCTCGTCGTCGCGATCTCGATCCCGGCCGAGGAGTCGCTCGAAGAGGACGAGGCCGGCGCCGACGAGGCTGCCGCCGAGGAGGCTCCCGCCGCGGAGTGA
- the gndA gene encoding NADP-dependent phosphogluconate dehydrogenase, translating to MPEASANIGVVGLAVMGSNLARNLASREGNTVAIFNRSYEKTATLVSDHPEAGFIPAQTYREFADSLQKPRTAIIMVKAGGPTDAVIDSLVEVFEPGDIIVDGGNAYFPDTIRREKAVRETGINFVGAGISGGEEGALTGPSIMPGGSDESWITLGPILKSIAAIAEGEPCVTHVGHDGAGHFVKMVHNGIEYADMQLIAEAYDLIRRGTGKSPAEIAEIFAEWNKGELESYLIEITAEVLRQVDAETGKPLVDVILDQAGAKGTGAWTVQTALSLGVPVSGIAEATFARSLSSHPEQREVAGALPGPDEEFVVADEAAFIEDVRLALYASKIVAYSQGFDEIRAGAAEYGWNIDLGAISKIWRGGCIIRAQFLNRIADAYAAEPGLPVLLTAPYFTEAITRAQAPWRRVVVAAAQAGIPAPAFSSSLSYYDGIRADRLPAALVQGQRDFFGAHTYKRIDKPGTFHTQWSGDRTEIEAEDTH from the coding sequence GTGCCCGAAGCATCAGCGAACATCGGAGTCGTCGGACTCGCCGTCATGGGTTCGAACCTCGCCCGCAACCTCGCCAGCCGCGAGGGCAACACGGTGGCGATCTTCAACCGCAGCTACGAGAAGACCGCGACGCTCGTCTCCGATCACCCTGAGGCCGGCTTCATCCCCGCCCAGACCTACCGGGAGTTCGCCGACTCGCTGCAGAAGCCGCGCACCGCGATCATCATGGTCAAGGCCGGCGGCCCGACGGACGCCGTGATCGACTCGCTGGTCGAGGTCTTCGAGCCGGGCGACATCATCGTCGACGGCGGCAACGCGTACTTCCCCGACACGATCCGCCGCGAGAAGGCGGTCCGTGAGACCGGAATCAACTTCGTCGGCGCCGGGATCTCGGGCGGCGAGGAGGGCGCACTCACGGGCCCGTCGATCATGCCCGGCGGCTCGGACGAGTCGTGGATCACCCTCGGCCCGATCCTCAAGTCGATCGCCGCGATCGCCGAGGGCGAGCCGTGCGTCACGCACGTCGGACACGACGGTGCCGGACACTTCGTCAAGATGGTGCACAACGGCATCGAGTACGCCGACATGCAGCTCATCGCCGAGGCCTATGACCTCATCCGCCGCGGCACGGGCAAGTCGCCCGCCGAGATCGCCGAGATCTTCGCCGAATGGAACAAGGGCGAGCTCGAGTCGTACCTGATCGAGATCACCGCAGAGGTGCTGCGCCAGGTCGATGCCGAGACCGGCAAGCCGCTCGTCGACGTCATCCTCGACCAGGCCGGAGCCAAGGGCACCGGAGCGTGGACCGTCCAGACCGCGCTGTCGCTCGGCGTTCCCGTCTCCGGCATCGCCGAGGCCACGTTCGCCCGCTCGCTGTCGTCGCACCCCGAGCAGCGCGAGGTCGCCGGAGCCCTCCCGGGCCCGGACGAGGAGTTCGTCGTCGCCGACGAGGCCGCTTTCATCGAGGACGTCCGTCTCGCGCTCTACGCATCGAAGATCGTCGCGTACTCGCAGGGCTTCGACGAGATCCGCGCGGGCGCTGCCGAATACGGCTGGAACATCGACCTGGGCGCCATCAGCAAGATCTGGCGCGGCGGCTGCATCATCCGTGCGCAGTTCCTCAACCGCATCGCCGACGCATACGCGGCAGAGCCCGGTCTTCCCGTGCTGCTGACGGCTCCGTACTTCACCGAGGCGATCACGCGCGCTCAGGCGCCGTGGCGTCGCGTCGTGGTCGCGGCGGCACAGGCCGGCATCCCGGCTCCGGCGTTCTCGTCGTCGCTGTCGTACTACGACGGCATCCGCGCCGACCGCCTCCCCGCAGCCCTCGTGCAGGGCCAGCGCGACTTCTTCGGGGCGCACACCTACAAGCGCATCGACAAGCCGGGCACCTTCCACACGCAGTGGTCGGGCGACCGCACCGAGATCGAAGCCGAAGACACGCACTGA
- a CDS encoding ABC transporter ATP-binding protein, translated as MTIADIAPSASGTDAAAPLYRAQGVTRTYTQKGRTVKALTGVDLTILPGEFVTIQGPTGGGKSTLLQMLGALDKPSSGSLKLGDIELASASARELSRIRAQEIGFVFQGFNLIPTLTAAENVDMALEPTDLSRTERTARVAEALAHVGLADRGDHLPTELSGGQQQRVAIARAIVKRPRVLLADEPTGNLDESMRDEILTLLQGLCAEGITMIVVTHDSAVARRATRRLRLAKGTVQDITR; from the coding sequence ATGACCATCGCAGACATCGCCCCTTCCGCGAGCGGCACGGATGCCGCGGCGCCGCTGTACCGCGCGCAGGGTGTCACTCGCACGTACACGCAGAAGGGACGCACGGTGAAGGCGCTCACGGGGGTCGACCTCACGATCCTTCCCGGTGAGTTCGTCACCATCCAGGGGCCGACCGGAGGGGGCAAGTCGACTCTCCTGCAGATGCTGGGCGCGCTCGACAAGCCCTCCTCCGGCTCGTTGAAGCTCGGTGACATCGAGCTGGCGTCGGCATCCGCGAGGGAGCTCAGCCGCATCCGTGCCCAAGAGATCGGCTTCGTGTTCCAAGGGTTCAACCTCATCCCCACGCTGACAGCGGCCGAGAACGTGGACATGGCCCTCGAGCCCACCGACCTGAGCCGGACCGAACGGACGGCTCGCGTCGCCGAGGCTCTCGCTCACGTCGGGCTCGCCGACCGCGGCGACCACCTGCCCACCGAGCTGTCGGGCGGTCAGCAGCAGCGTGTGGCGATCGCGCGGGCGATCGTGAAGCGACCCCGCGTGCTGCTCGCGGACGAGCCCACAGGCAACCTCGACGAGAGCATGCGTGATGAGATCCTCACGCTGCTCCAGGGGCTGTGCGCGGAAGGGATCACCATGATCGTCGTCACTCACGACTCGGCGGTGGCGCGCCGGGCCACCAGACGCCTTCGGCTGGCGAAGGGCACGGTGCAGGACATCACCCGGTGA
- a CDS encoding ABC transporter permease: MYGTYLRRELAGRKKQTMIVAIGLAIAIALVIIVNALTAGVRDAQAQALESVYGVGTDLTVTGAAAEPGEGGGQRFDFGSEDGATEGDTTTLSQSTLMTDFMRGTLDASVLDTVTSTDGVTAASAALSLTNSTFSGELPSGGFGEQDATTESTAPTEGQAPPQGGAGGAGGGSFGVDSFTVLGIDPAVTSVGPLASVGVSDGRALDTDDAGALVALVDATYATTNEIAVGDTIDVAGSDVEIVGIVASTADSADTAADVYLPLDTAQDLSGAGDVVSTVYVQAESASSIDAVQAALADELPDATITSQSELAATVSGSLSGATSLITNLGTWLSIIVLAVAVLLSVLLTLSGVSRRTREFGTLKAIGWSNGRVVRQVAGESMVQGLIGGVVGLALGIAGIVVIDLVKPTVAAAAASTAEGGPGGMGGGPTGGGDMFQTQQAADIVLHAPFTPWVLVAAVCLAVLGGLVAGAFGGWRAARLSPAEALRSVA; encoded by the coding sequence ATGTACGGGACATATCTACGGCGCGAGTTGGCGGGCCGCAAGAAGCAGACCATGATCGTCGCGATCGGACTCGCGATCGCGATCGCCCTGGTGATCATCGTGAACGCCCTCACGGCAGGAGTTCGGGATGCGCAGGCGCAGGCGCTGGAATCGGTGTACGGCGTGGGCACCGACCTCACGGTCACTGGTGCCGCGGCGGAACCGGGGGAGGGCGGCGGGCAGCGCTTCGACTTCGGCTCGGAGGACGGCGCGACCGAGGGCGACACGACCACACTGAGCCAGTCGACTCTCATGACGGACTTCATGCGCGGCACGCTCGACGCGTCCGTGCTCGACACGGTGACCTCGACGGATGGGGTGACGGCGGCATCCGCTGCTCTCAGCCTCACGAACTCGACCTTCTCGGGCGAGCTGCCCAGCGGCGGGTTCGGTGAGCAGGACGCCACGACAGAGAGCACTGCGCCGACCGAGGGTCAGGCGCCGCCGCAAGGCGGAGCGGGTGGCGCGGGTGGCGGCTCGTTCGGCGTCGATTCATTCACCGTGCTCGGCATCGACCCGGCCGTGACGTCAGTGGGTCCGCTCGCCTCGGTCGGGGTCAGCGATGGCCGGGCTCTCGACACGGATGACGCCGGGGCACTCGTCGCGCTCGTCGACGCGACCTACGCGACCACGAACGAGATCGCCGTCGGCGACACGATCGACGTCGCAGGCTCCGATGTGGAGATCGTGGGGATCGTGGCTTCCACCGCGGACTCCGCCGACACCGCTGCCGACGTCTATCTGCCCCTCGACACGGCGCAGGATCTCTCCGGCGCCGGAGACGTCGTCTCCACGGTGTACGTGCAGGCCGAGTCGGCATCGTCGATCGACGCGGTGCAGGCGGCCCTCGCAGACGAGCTGCCCGACGCGACGATCACGTCGCAGTCCGAGCTCGCCGCGACCGTCTCCGGTTCGCTGTCCGGTGCCACGTCGCTGATCACGAACCTCGGCACCTGGCTGTCGATCATCGTGCTCGCCGTGGCCGTGCTGCTCTCGGTGCTGCTGACGCTGTCCGGCGTCTCGCGCCGCACCCGCGAGTTCGGCACGCTCAAGGCGATCGGCTGGTCGAACGGTCGCGTCGTGCGCCAGGTCGCGGGCGAGTCGATGGTCCAGGGGCTGATCGGTGGCGTCGTGGGGCTCGCACTCGGCATCGCCGGCATCGTTGTGATCGATCTCGTGAAGCCGACCGTCGCGGCTGCTGCCGCGAGCACCGCGGAAGGTGGCCCCGGCGGGATGGGCGGCGGGCCCACCGGAGGTGGCGACATGTTCCAGACGCAACAGGCGGCCGACATCGTGCTGCACGCACCGTTCACACCGTGGGTGCTGGTCGCCGCGGTCTGCCTCGCCGTGCTCGGCGGTCTCGTGGCAGGAGCATTCGGAGGCTGGCGCGCGGCCCGCCTCAGCCCGGCAGAGGCACTGCGCTCCGTCGCCTGA
- a CDS encoding response regulator transcription factor, with amino-acid sequence MSTDLPELRRPDGSPLRILAVDDEQMLTDLLAMALRMEGWEVRTASSGLEALQVAREFEPDALVLDIMMPDLDGMAVLRRLRESGSLVPVLFLTAKDAVGDRVAGLTAGGDDYVTKPFSLEEVIARLRAIIRRTGHATADDGQSILRVADLTLNEDSHEVMRDGTEIELTATEFELLRYLMRNERRVLSKAQILDRVWSYDFGGKSSVVELYISYLRKKIDAGRTPLLHTVRGVGYMIKAPQ; translated from the coding sequence ATGAGCACTGATCTTCCCGAACTGCGCCGCCCCGACGGCTCCCCCCTGCGCATCCTCGCCGTCGACGACGAGCAGATGCTCACCGACCTGCTCGCGATGGCTCTGCGGATGGAGGGCTGGGAGGTGCGCACGGCGTCGTCCGGCCTCGAAGCTCTGCAGGTCGCGCGCGAGTTCGAACCCGACGCTCTCGTGCTCGACATCATGATGCCCGACCTCGACGGCATGGCCGTGCTGCGGCGCCTCCGCGAGTCGGGCAGCCTCGTGCCCGTGCTGTTCCTGACCGCGAAGGATGCCGTGGGCGACCGCGTCGCCGGCCTCACCGCCGGCGGCGACGACTATGTCACCAAGCCGTTCAGCCTCGAAGAGGTCATCGCACGTCTGCGCGCGATCATCCGTCGCACGGGACATGCGACCGCCGACGACGGTCAGTCGATCCTCCGCGTGGCCGACCTGACCCTCAATGAGGACAGCCACGAGGTCATGCGCGATGGCACCGAGATCGAGCTGACCGCGACCGAGTTCGAGCTGCTCCGCTACCTAATGCGCAACGAGCGCAGAGTGCTGTCGAAGGCGCAGATCCTCGATCGCGTATGGAGCTACGACTTCGGCGGCAAGTCCTCGGTCGTCGAGCTGTACATCTCGTACCTCCGCAAGAAGATCGACGCCGGACGCACCCCGCTGCTGCACACCGTGCGCGGTGTCGGCTACATGATCAAGGCGCCTCAGTGA
- a CDS encoding sensor histidine kinase, translated as MSLQTRLMTAVIGFVSLILVIVAVITSALLGSTLERQLEDRLHSYSNQVTQWVSRVPAQFANMDNILEINDARVPGLLLAVSSTEGGTSGVLFPDTKDEWGGVPQKLTSADLERIDAALAGQPSATVALDDFGSYMVFAKQAPNGVNVVTGLPRTEIQNQLATLLTVIALATIGGLILLALTTAITIRVGLRPLRAVAATATRVANQPLDRGEVQITERVPAAEADPRTETGLVGSSLNKLLDHVNASLASRQKNEERMRRFVADASHELRTPLSSIRGYSELSLRALKQQGGEAAVESTTTSLERIQAQSLRMTRLVEDLLLLARLDEGRELVYGTVDLTQLALEGLSDARPTAADHHWNIEAPDEPIVIVGDAGRMHQVVANLLANARTHTPAGTSITLSVAREGDEAVLRVHDNGPGIDPGVREELFARFARGDSSRARQTGGTGLGLAIAKAIVEGHGGHLTVDSEPGDTTFSVRLPINPASASD; from the coding sequence ATGAGTCTGCAGACACGGCTGATGACAGCCGTGATCGGCTTCGTCTCGCTCATCCTCGTGATCGTCGCCGTGATCACCAGTGCGCTGCTCGGCAGCACGCTCGAACGGCAGCTCGAGGATCGCCTGCACAGCTACTCGAATCAGGTGACGCAGTGGGTCAGCCGGGTACCGGCCCAGTTCGCGAACATGGACAACATCCTCGAGATCAACGATGCGCGGGTTCCGGGACTCCTGTTGGCGGTGTCCAGCACCGAGGGCGGCACCAGCGGCGTGCTCTTCCCCGACACCAAGGACGAGTGGGGCGGCGTCCCGCAGAAGTTGACCAGCGCGGACCTCGAACGGATCGACGCGGCACTTGCCGGCCAGCCCAGCGCCACCGTCGCCCTGGACGACTTCGGTTCGTACATGGTCTTCGCGAAGCAGGCGCCCAACGGTGTGAATGTCGTCACCGGTCTCCCCCGCACCGAGATCCAGAATCAACTGGCCACACTGCTCACCGTGATCGCCCTCGCGACGATCGGCGGTCTGATCCTCCTCGCTCTCACGACGGCGATCACGATCCGCGTCGGACTGAGACCGCTGCGTGCGGTCGCCGCGACGGCGACGCGGGTGGCGAACCAGCCCCTCGACCGCGGAGAGGTGCAGATCACCGAGCGGGTGCCTGCCGCGGAGGCCGATCCGCGGACCGAGACGGGTCTCGTCGGCTCCTCCCTCAACAAGCTGCTCGACCATGTCAACGCCTCTCTCGCCTCCCGTCAGAAGAATGAAGAGCGGATGCGTCGGTTCGTCGCCGACGCGAGCCATGAACTGCGCACACCTCTGTCGTCGATCCGCGGCTACTCCGAGCTCTCTCTGCGTGCGCTGAAGCAGCAGGGCGGAGAGGCGGCCGTCGAGAGCACCACGACGTCGCTCGAGCGCATCCAGGCCCAGTCCCTGCGCATGACGCGCCTGGTGGAGGATCTGCTGCTGCTCGCCCGTCTCGACGAGGGACGGGAACTCGTCTACGGCACCGTCGATCTGACGCAGCTCGCGCTGGAGGGGCTCTCCGACGCGCGCCCGACCGCAGCCGACCACCACTGGAACATCGAGGCGCCGGACGAGCCCATCGTCATCGTCGGCGATGCGGGCCGCATGCACCAGGTCGTCGCGAACCTGCTCGCGAATGCGCGGACGCACACGCCTGCCGGTACGTCGATCACCCTCAGCGTGGCCCGCGAAGGCGACGAGGCCGTGCTGCGCGTGCACGACAACGGCCCGGGCATCGACCCCGGGGTGCGAGAGGAGCTCTTCGCACGCTTCGCCCGCGGTGACAGCTCCCGCGCCCGCCAGACCGGCGGCACGGGGCTCGGACTGGCCATCGCGAAGGCGATCGTCGAAGGACACGGCGGTCACCTCACGGTCGACAGCGAGCCCGGAGACACGACCTTCAGCGTGCGGCTCCCGATCAATCCGGCGTCCGCCTCGGACTGA
- a CDS encoding type IV toxin-antitoxin system AbiEi family antitoxin domain-containing protein translates to MPTAAHVLSHLGDLARGTTLRQFGLSRRMLSSAVRDGTITRVRNGVFATPSAPADVLTSAAHGGALTCSRALRMHGIWTLEDDTNPHVWLGTHGRNHHITCTCTGHYFGGRTVLGLAPLEDALVHVYLCKGDESFFVSIESALQLRKIGAAGRARVRSRLPAKARWLVDLARTDADSGLESLLRLRLHLLGIHLECQVDIPSVGRVDFVLHELLILEADGAENHDSASHRHRDLLRDAEASRQGYETLRFDYAMIVHDWPVVEAAILAAVDRLRARI, encoded by the coding sequence ATGCCGACCGCCGCACACGTCCTCTCTCACCTGGGTGATCTGGCCAGGGGTACGACTCTTCGCCAGTTCGGGCTGAGCAGACGGATGCTCTCATCAGCCGTTCGCGACGGCACGATCACTCGCGTCCGCAACGGCGTGTTCGCGACGCCATCCGCTCCCGCCGACGTTCTCACCTCTGCCGCGCACGGAGGCGCACTGACCTGCTCTCGTGCACTGCGGATGCACGGCATCTGGACGCTCGAGGACGATACGAATCCGCATGTCTGGCTCGGCACGCACGGCCGAAACCACCACATCACATGCACGTGCACCGGCCACTACTTCGGCGGACGGACGGTTCTCGGCCTCGCTCCCCTCGAGGACGCCCTTGTGCACGTCTATCTCTGCAAGGGCGATGAGTCGTTCTTCGTCTCGATCGAGTCGGCCCTGCAACTGCGCAAGATCGGAGCGGCAGGCCGCGCCCGCGTCCGATCCCGCCTGCCGGCGAAGGCTCGGTGGCTGGTCGATCTGGCTCGGACGGATGCCGACAGCGGCCTCGAGTCGCTGCTACGTCTTCGGCTTCACCTGCTCGGGATCCATCTCGAATGTCAGGTCGACATTCCTTCGGTCGGGCGCGTGGACTTCGTGCTCCATGAGCTGCTCATCCTCGAAGCCGACGGGGCGGAGAATCACGACAGCGCATCGCACCGCCATCGAGATCTGCTGCGCGATGCGGAGGCATCCAGGCAGGGATATGAGACGTTGCGCTTCGACTACGCGATGATCGTCCACGACTGGCCGGTCGTGGAAGCCGCCATCCTTGCGGCCGTCGATCGCCTTCGCGCACGCATCTGA
- a CDS encoding O-antigen ligase family protein, with protein MITSITALRQRVLALLGGISMYRLVLFALLTLALIAVVLSALGVIVSPTPVEILASFVVLAMVISLVDAAAQRILRLPWRIESSLVTALILLFVLRPGIEPNALLGLAIAGAVASLSKYLIAWRGRHILNPAAFGAAVVSILGSFGAFEWLGTSSSWWVGTPSLFIPVLILGLAVLWRTEKVRIVFVFLVVAIAVSVLRQAVQAQEFAIDFDAGSALSFAILQSPFLFLGAFMLSEPLTLPPRRWQQFSVAVLVGVLAGWPIAIGGLFTLGQERALLIGNLLAFAFALRGSVRLVLEKRQFITPTAQELTFHAKGTLKFLPGQYLELDVPHSRPDSRGTRREFSIVSAPADLPTLRIAYKDGDQKHPSSYKRALAAAEPGAALAVTGTWGDFLLPRAETPVLMVAAGIGVTPFVSQLRQLMLTEQQRDVVLVYVASDSSELAFRDELAATGARVIVFTRDEPVDLPSRWTWAQGVRLDAAALEHYVPDIGERHSYISGPPRLIADLAPALQKARSLTTDAFAGY; from the coding sequence GTGATCACCTCCATCACCGCACTGCGGCAGCGGGTCCTTGCGTTGCTCGGCGGCATCTCGATGTATCGCCTGGTGCTGTTCGCGCTGCTGACGCTGGCGCTCATCGCTGTGGTGCTCTCAGCTCTCGGCGTGATCGTCTCACCCACGCCGGTCGAGATCCTCGCATCCTTCGTCGTCCTGGCCATGGTCATCTCGCTGGTGGACGCAGCGGCCCAGCGAATCCTGCGCCTTCCGTGGCGTATCGAGTCGTCGCTGGTCACCGCGCTGATCCTGCTCTTCGTGCTCCGCCCCGGCATCGAGCCGAATGCCCTGCTCGGCCTCGCCATCGCCGGAGCCGTCGCGAGCCTCTCCAAGTACCTGATCGCGTGGCGAGGTCGGCACATCCTCAACCCGGCGGCGTTCGGCGCTGCCGTCGTGTCGATCCTCGGGTCGTTCGGAGCGTTCGAATGGCTCGGGACCTCGTCGTCCTGGTGGGTGGGCACCCCGTCACTCTTCATCCCCGTCCTGATCCTCGGGCTCGCCGTGCTGTGGCGCACCGAGAAGGTGCGGATCGTCTTCGTGTTCCTCGTCGTCGCCATCGCCGTCTCGGTCCTTCGTCAGGCCGTGCAGGCGCAGGAGTTCGCGATCGACTTCGACGCCGGCTCCGCCCTCTCGTTCGCGATCCTGCAGTCTCCGTTCCTGTTCCTCGGTGCTTTCATGCTGTCGGAGCCGTTGACTCTGCCGCCGCGCCGGTGGCAGCAGTTCTCGGTGGCAGTTCTCGTCGGCGTGCTCGCCGGCTGGCCGATCGCGATCGGCGGCCTCTTCACGCTCGGGCAGGAGCGTGCTCTGCTCATCGGAAACCTCCTGGCCTTCGCCTTCGCGCTGCGCGGATCCGTGCGTCTCGTGCTCGAGAAGCGGCAGTTCATCACGCCGACGGCTCAGGAGCTGACGTTCCATGCGAAGGGCACGCTGAAGTTCCTGCCGGGGCAGTACCTCGAGCTGGACGTGCCGCACTCCCGCCCGGATTCGCGCGGAACCCGTCGCGAGTTCAGCATCGTCTCGGCGCCCGCCGACCTCCCGACGCTGCGCATCGCCTACAAGGACGGCGATCAGAAGCATCCCTCGAGCTACAAGCGTGCGCTGGCGGCCGCCGAGCCGGGTGCTGCGCTCGCGGTGACCGGCACATGGGGCGACTTCCTGCTTCCACGCGCCGAGACCCCGGTGCTGATGGTGGCCGCGGGCATCGGCGTCACTCCGTTCGTGTCGCAGCTGCGACAGCTGATGCTGACCGAGCAGCAGCGTGACGTGGTCCTCGTCTACGTGGCATCCGACAGCTCGGAGCTCGCGTTCCGCGACGAGCTGGCCGCGACCGGTGCGCGCGTGATCGTGTTCACCCGGGACGAGCCTGTCGACCTGCCCTCGCGCTGGACCTGGGCCCAGGGTGTGCGCCTCGATGCGGCGGCTCTCGAGCACTACGTCCCGGACATCGGCGAGAGGCATTCCTACATCTCCGGCCCGCCGCGGCTGATCGCCGACCTCGCTCCCGCCCTGCAGAAGGCGCGGTCGCTCACGACAGACGCCTTCGCCGGGTACTGA
- a CDS encoding FAD:protein FMN transferase, whose protein sequence is MAIWRFDAIGTAWEIETSHELDEHDRERVGAEIDRFDREWSRFRDDSSVTRVGRDGGSISSPDAGTMLDAFRELSRATHGAVNPLVADSLSALGYDSSYSLVAHDPVPAPGDWTSLLDWTPGEATASVPALLDVGALGKGRLVDVVAAVLSDVPGSLVVDAGGDMRVRGEVVRVGLEHPYDPTKAIGVIELQDAALCASAVNRRAWGDGLHHVLDARTGVPVRTWAATWAIAPDAMRADAVATALFFEGGPEIAASWGVEWVRMTTDGRAERSTGCPAQLFTTRR, encoded by the coding sequence ATGGCGATCTGGCGTTTCGACGCGATCGGCACGGCCTGGGAGATCGAGACGTCGCACGAGCTCGACGAGCATGACCGTGAGCGAGTCGGGGCCGAAATCGACCGGTTCGACCGAGAGTGGTCGCGGTTCCGTGACGACTCCTCGGTCACCCGGGTCGGCCGTGACGGCGGCTCGATCTCCTCGCCTGATGCGGGAACGATGCTCGATGCCTTCCGCGAGCTGTCCCGCGCGACCCACGGGGCGGTCAACCCGCTCGTCGCCGACAGCCTGTCGGCCCTGGGCTACGACTCGTCGTACTCGCTCGTCGCGCACGATCCCGTTCCTGCGCCCGGCGACTGGACGTCCCTGCTGGACTGGACGCCGGGGGAGGCCACGGCATCCGTTCCCGCCCTCCTCGATGTCGGCGCCCTCGGCAAGGGACGCCTCGTCGACGTCGTCGCCGCGGTGCTGTCCGACGTTCCCGGGAGTCTCGTGGTCGATGCCGGCGGTGACATGAGAGTTCGCGGCGAAGTCGTTCGGGTGGGCCTCGAGCATCCATACGATCCGACGAAGGCGATCGGAGTGATCGAACTGCAGGATGCCGCGCTGTGCGCCTCGGCGGTCAATCGCCGTGCGTGGGGCGACGGACTGCATCACGTCCTCGACGCTCGCACCGGCGTGCCCGTGCGGACATGGGCGGCCACGTGGGCGATCGCCCCCGACGCGATGCGAGCGGACGCGGTCGCGACAGCGCTGTTCTTCGAGGGCGGGCCAGAGATCGCCGCATCGTGGGGCGTGGAGTGGGTGCGGATGACGACCGACGGGCGGGCGGAACGCTCGACCGGCTGCCCCGCTCAGCTGTTCACCACCCGCCGTTGA